In Coffea eugenioides isolate CCC68of chromosome 4, Ceug_1.0, whole genome shotgun sequence, the genomic stretch CATAGAGCCATGACCCTGGTAATCAGTACATTCTTTGCTACGATTGCTGCTATTCACTCCATACTTGAAAACATCTTTTTCCATTTCATATATTCTGATAAAAATCCCTCTTCTTCAGTCTCCTCTTAAATGGATTTTGCCATCACTGAAATACAAGGCATACTACTTCAGTCCTGATATTGTAAAGGACAAGAGGTCCTCctctgtgaaaaaaaaaaaaaaaaaaacgcatgAACAAACCACTTAATTATGCAAGAAATTACTTGGTTTACCTTCTTGAGCCTTGTCTGGAAAGAGTAATCTACCTCAATTCTGATGTTATCTTGGTCAGCGATATCTCATAACTTTGGAGGATAAATCTTGCCTCAGCAACCGTGGGATCACCAGAATATTGCCATGTAAACTTCACTCAAATTTTCACTGCCAACTTCTGGTCACAGACGAAATTCTCCTGAGTCTTCTCCGGCAGGAACCCGTGTTATTTCAACAAAGATGAAGTGCTCTATGCATTCAAAGTCTTTCAGCATGATCTTTTTATTGATCAAAGCCACTTGCGTGCTGTAGTTTTTACTAGTTTGCTTAAATGCATGCCTACAATTGACACCATGCAGAAGTACTACAAGGGTCACAAATACTGGTAAAATTATCTATCTAGATCAAGATGGCCTTACCCGTGTCTTCCTTCTAAGATGCACATATATGGTCTTGTATTAGTTACTTCTGTGGACGTCCCGTGGCAATTCTTTATCTAGCTTACATTGGTATTGTCCAGACAAGCCTAAGATGAACCTCTTATAGAACAATGCAATGCCACATTATTGTCGAGGTCCTAATTCAACTTTAGCTGCTCATCCATTCAGGTGTTATGGTGATTGAATTGGCTAAATGGACTAAGTTTCAACACACTCAGATGATTGAAGAATGAATGAAAGTTCAGAGAGAATAGAGGATCTACGGCCTTAGAGCCTtgcctccatttcttttggTATTTGCTGGAAACATTCCCCCAATCAACTGCAGATGGAATGAGGTTGGCTCTGGTGGTGACAATCTCAATGGTAATTGAggttggctttggtggtgacaatcTCAATGGTAATTGTAGGCAAGTAACCCCCGAGTCCATTTAGCTTGCTGCATTgtaatggaaaagaaaaggcCTGGCTCAGCTGGCAGTCTTTCCTTGCTCCATTGATATATAATCTGGTCTCAGTATGACTTGTACGTTCCTGCAAAGCCATTTAGAGATGCATATCTTTTCTCTCAGTTGCATCTCTAGTTATCGGAATTACTAAGTTATTGGCTCTCTAGTCTTTGAAACATGCCAAAACACCTTCAGATAATTGTTCACGAAAGTAAGCACATGGAAACCTAATTTCTGCATTGGTTCAACCACCTCAAAGGTTAAACAGTCAATACCACTTCACGCCAGTTGATACTTGAGGCTACTGTTTTTCCTAGTCTGCTAAAGATTTGGCTAATGATCAACTCAAGATTTCATAAAACAAGCGGTAACCTAgaaatcccttttttttttttttttgcttcctCCTTTTGGGCAATGAACTTAAAACAAGTTCAAATTGTGAAAGCAGTGAAGAAAATCTATTTAACTTCACAAACTAGAGAAACATTCACAAAGGGCCTGAAAATCCTAAGCCACTTAATCTGACTCGGATGATTCTTCAGAATAGGGACTCAAAGTCCTGACCATATTAGACAGTGCCTCTCCAGCATCTACCAATTCCTCCTTGCCAAAACCCCAACTTCTAAGAAGTCCGGCTCCGAGCGCTCCTCGCTGAATACCAAACCTTTGAAGATTGTGCAATCTACTTTCCAGAAATGGCAAAATAGCGCTGCTGGAACGTAATCTTGCTGCCATGGGAATGGAATGGACATCAAGGGATCCCCTTGATGGAGAACCTAAAATTGGGGTTCCCAACAGCTCGCCATGTTGACCAACAAGGTTTCCAAAGATTGAGGGAAAAGGCAGAGGAATGGGAAGAGGGCATCGAGACACAGACAACTGTGAGAATCTGGGTCTTTGCAGTGCCTTTTCATAAGCATTCTGAACAGCACTTTTCACCTCAGAAACTGTGGCTTCGTGCACtcctaaaaagaaaagaaacaaaaataaagataaaaattaaacaaactGACTCTGTAACTCTCTCTCCCACGAAGCAGATTAAGCGTCAAACCACAAAGCAGCTATTAACTACTTGTCAAGGAGTCCAAGTAGAATATGCTTTCATCTTGGTAGTCTAAACATTCTTGCTAATGCAGTTCGTGGCCTCAAATATATGGAAACTTCATGATATACTGGCTAGTTTCCTTGCAACAATTTGTCCATTCAAGcataaattaaattattttatggTTACACTAAGGGTAGGTAGGCCTTCTAAGCAACTCTGGAATCCCATGAGTAACAAAGCTCAACCGGACCTTCATTCATTGGCTTCGCAAAGGCTTACAAACTCCAATATAAACCTCTGCATATTATAACcaaattggaaaattaaataGTTTTGATAATGGGTTAAAATCTGAATCATCTGATTagataatttcttttttttttccttttttcatctAAATAGACAATTAAGATCAATGATTAGCTGCAGATTTCCAACTAGTTCCAGATACATGTGTTTTGCGTACAAATAAAGGTGGGGAAAAGGAAGATGATCCTTGGGATGACAAGAAGTTATCGGCTTATAGCAATGGAGAAACAGCTAAAGAAACCTGCATCTTATTTAGAGATCTTGGAAATCTCTACATTTCATCAAATAAAATTGGAGGGCATAATTTTTATATTACGTGCTGGACATGTTTAagaatttttctttatttgcttGTAATCTTGTATATAGCTTCATGATTTACTATTCTTGTCACATTGAAATGCTGTGGATAAGTGTGCTGTTGAGTAGTCCATAGTCCAAACATCCTCTTAGGAAACCAGACAGGAAAGAGAAATGATTGCACAGCTTTCAAATATCAGTATAGTCTAGCACAACATGGACAAACTTAAGGCAAGGTAGACTAATTCACATATGTTTGTTTGACAAGACGAAGATAAATAAGTTAAAGCACACCAGCCAAATACCTGCCCCAAGTACTCCATGAACTGACATGGCCTCCACTGCTTGCAAGTCCTCAACATTTTCAGCTATCTCAGGCGTCAAAGGTTCCAAATTTTCAAGCAAGGATTGCTCAAGTTGGTTCCCTATGCATAAGAATTAAACTTAAAAAGCTAAAGAAATTAACAACTAAGAAAAGTCAAATTTCAACAGGCAGACCAACATACCAATCAAAGAAGGTGCTGGCATAGCGACATCCAAAATAGTGACCATATTCTGTCTTGCTTGTCCAGCTAACATATGTATGACCTCGTTCATATCCAGTGCACCAGACGCACAGGTCAGATCTGTAGTGGGCCCAATAGGTTCCATTCGAAAAGGGAGGCTGATGGAGTGCATGCCAGAGGCATaaactgcactggaatggtaaGGCTTCTCATCGTCTATGCAAAGATACCTGGAAGCTTTACCTTCACAGTTTTCCAGGCAGAAGAGTCAATGCAAGTTTTCTAGAATTTGACTAACCAACTGGGCAGCCGTTAACATAAGCAGAGTACATATAAAGTTCTGCAGACATTCATGTCATTATTAAACTAGAAGAGGTAGAACCATAAAAGAAAGACTGCGCTGATTTTTAGTTCTTAAATAAGCTCCAATGAGCTCAAGAGGATCATCTGGTATTCCACAAAATGTATATGAATGAGGAGACAAGTATAAGAGAACAGGTCATATAAGTAAAACTCTTTTATGGAATGAGGACTGCTCACTTTTACTCAGGGAGGGTAGTCCAACAGGGACGATCAGTTTACAGAAGGTTGATaatcttgaaaatgaaattGCATCATGAAGACTACTAGAGATTGACTGCTTCTGACTTTTGGTGGTCATGTGCAAGCGAGGATTGCGGGCTGAATATAGTAATACAGGGATGTTGGTGTAATCATCTGCAATGTTCTCCAGAAACTCTGCAGCTACACCAGAAAACCCTCCAGAGTCATCAACAACAAATTGGATTCCCTATTCAGAAGGGTATGGAAGATTGAAGTAAGACATTCTGCCaataaaggaagaaaatgcacaAGCATAATAGCAAGATCCATGTCAAGGATCTTTGCCCCTGAAAGTGCAGATATTTAAATGATAACCGACTGTGATTGTCAAGGTTGCAGCATAATTTTAAGGCTCAAAGCATGCACCAAAGTGCCAAATTTAAAGCTTACAATCAGACTCAATTTGCAACTTTTAAGTCTTAAAGAGAAACAGAAGAAAAATGTAAACTTAATTCTCCTAATGTTACAATAGATTAAATTACATAATACTTAAATTATTGACATACaagatttgacccaagaaaggACCCTAGTTTAATTTCACTCACAAGTCACATCTACTAATCCTATGccaattttttttatccttgTTAAGTTTTAAATATGATCTATTTAACAAATTCTTAGTAAACGTGTAGGAATAGAGGTCTTGGGTTAATTGCCCCTTCTCCCTTCTCCCTTTCCTCCCTATTTCTTAAATCCAATCTCTACCctacttaaataaataaaaatagtcaaacttttgtaattttcagGAATGAAAATTAATCACTGACTCGcacaaattttgcatagtaactcattgacaatattttttttcaacatgACAAACAAATTAGGTTTCACAACATTATTTCATGCGACTAAATTAAGCTTATGCGGGCTTGTAAAATGGATGAAATTAATGCAAAATATAACCCGTTtggcattcttttttttttttttttcctttttgacaGAAAGAAATTCCATTTAATATATATAGCCTTCTTAACAGCACTTCTATCACAAAAGCTAAATCCAGATACGATGGAGGATTAACTAAATACTGCGCCAATTTCTTCAAGCCAGTTAGCTACATTCAACAAGAAACTACAATATGGTTTAGAAAGTTTAAATTCAAACGAACACGCACTCAAAAACCAGAATTGTTCTCTTTTCTGGATAATACAATATTCTTCGCAAATTGttacaaaattttcaagtttGGCCATGTCTAAATGGTGGATACTAACTCAGCACGTCCTTATTTTTTTCTACTTGGATTTGACTTGGCTATACATCGCCATTTTGTTTGTCCGCTTAAATTATGCAGGGTCTCCACAAGACACATAGGATAAAAGAATGTATAATTGGTAAGGTAATTGCATAATTCCTATATTTTGATGACCTAAAAAAAGGCTAACTATTTTAAAAACTTCACTCGGTATAGATTAgatgtttttcaaaaactttagtGTAACAATATATGTGAAAAACAACTAGTATAGAAtgatttgtttggattggatATTTTtcaatatacatatatatatatatatttgaagtattttaaaatttaaaattttattggagCAGtgataaaaatattaaaaattttcactACCCACCACCAACCTCCCCCTCCTCCTCTTCTCTCCTCCCCTCCCTCCCCATTTCTAGTTGCACATCTCTAGTCATGGCTGCCATTCCCTCCTTCTCTCTAGTCGCACATCTCTGGTTAGAACTAGCGCAACCAAAGAGGGGGAGGGCAAGGGAGGGGAGGAAAGACGGAGGGAGGAGCAGGGAGAAAAGAGGGAGGGGGAAGAGGGAGGAGGGGAAGGAGAGAGACATTAAAAAacaaataagagagagagagagaggggaaagGATGGCTATGGTAGTAGTGTgtggaagaagaaagaattttgaagttcatttttagttttatttttagtgCATTTGAATGTGTATTTTTGGGGTTTGTTACTATAGATCCCACAAACAAAAATAACGCGAAAAAAAGTCAATCCAAGCAGACTCTCCAATTCACATGCCCAGGACAAGATAAAAAAGAGGCCAATTCGACTTAAATGTTTAAGATGTTCATTTTCCACCAAAAAGCTCGTTAACGTCCAACGAATATGTTAAAAAAAGAGCACATTATCATTTCGATTCAAGTGAAGTTTTGTCCAACAATCCTTCTTAATATTTTTGGGGCTAATATTTCACTCTTATTATCAGAATGATATTCCTaaatatattctagaaaatGGAGAGTCAGAAAAAGTACCTAATGCTCAAGGAGTTGATTGGTTGTGACCTAACCAATGATGATGAATTCAGGTCGTGACGGTTCTGTTGTTCCCACTGTGGCTGTTGGGCTTgttctttctccttttctttcacCTATATTTTGGCTCCCAAAATTTATTTCAGCGTGTACATGATTGTGTGCAGCATGCATTTTTTGGGTAAGTATAACAGCTAATATGGGTTttgatagcattaaaatcattttttttggaaTGTCTGCAAGAGAGGAACAAAGATCATCACCTTTTTTGCAAGCACGTTGTTTTGCTCCTGCAGTGCCTTGTCCTGCCACAACACAAGAAGTGATAAAGaatgttggatattttaataaaaatatcacatgtttaattttttgaattcaaACATTTTAAGttacatattttttaataaattttcagCTACAAATTTAACCAAAATATAGCTTATGTATTTAAAATGTGATTTATGTCTATGACTTTTGTAACCCAGGATACAGGTGATTTTATGAATTCATTTAGTGATTTTTACCATTATAAAATCAACCTAGACTTTTAAAATTGTAGCTGAAAAGATGAGGTATTTATTCCACTTAACTTATTTAAAATGTGATTTATGTCTATGACTTTTGTAACCTAGGATACGGGTGATTTTATGAATTCATTAGTGATTTTTACCATTATATAATCAACCTAGACTTTTTTAAATTGTAGACGAAAAGATGAGGAATTTATTCTACTTAACGTTGACATTGtaactcttaatttctcaaccaataAATAGAATTTCTCAAATCTATTTAGGCTTCTAGCAACTAAGTCTTATGCACTTTGGCTTATTATCTCTTAACTATCTTCTACTTCTCTTCTTCCTACTACTATATTGAGCATTAGTTAGGTGTTGTAAAAAATTTTTGCTTCTCTATATTGTGTAGATTTAGTAGAAGCAATAGTGTAGGTTGGGCTGTTGTGTTTCACAGGTGACGTGCCACCAACCTTTTATATTAGGCATAATCCTCAAAGAGGCATCAATCATCTTAACAGAGGTACTTAGTTCACGCTTCATTTAGCCAAAATGCTTGAGcgatttatttctttaatctTTGTTTTGCAAGTTGATCAGGCGGTTTAGTTCTCAAGGGAACAACAAagaatttaaacaaaataagaCAAACCAGTTGACGCtgtaatttctttttcttgtgaATGTGCATCTTGTAATCAGGGTTCACTTACATATCTTGTAGGCATTCAGGCCACACTAAAGAATGCAAGTGTTGATAGTTAACAAAGTATTGTCAACGATTTGGATAACTATATTGACTGAAAAGGCCAAACTGACTCTCAAATTTGCTCCTTTTACTTTAGAAAAACATATTGCTTCTTAAACAATTTTGGGACCACGCAATAACCATCAATTTGTGATTAACTCAAAAGTATTCTTGGAGGCATGGGAAGAATATTCATTTTAAGGGCTCTCACCTTCTTCTGCAGCTCAGCAATTGATTCAAACATGAGCTGGTTCTGCAAGTAAAGGAAAATTTCTGATCAGCTTAATGGACTTCCTTGATGGTCGTTACAAGAAACTTGGATACGGTAAGACTTTCTATTTATTTTACCTTTCTTGACCTGATGTGTTTAAGAGCTGTATCAAGCTGATGTTCCAAATTCTGAAGCTCTCTGAGACTTAAATTGTCAAGGTCTTCTCCCATATAGTGCCTACAGATGTCAAGAGGAAAATAATGCATTTGAACTTCTCTCATTGAAAAAATTGTCTTTCAAATAAACGGAAATTTTGTCGATTCCTTTTTTTCTACCTTTGGTTTCTTTGTAGAACTTCAATCCTGGCCTTGAGTTTTGCATGTTCCAGACTCCAGCAGCCCTACAAAATGTTTTAAGTGCTTTGACCATTAGTCCCATCTCCTTAAGAAGATCTAGTTAAGGGAGAcatttgttgtgtgaagtttctTCAGTCGGGTACTAGTCGTAAACCTGTGACTCGATTTCTGCACCCCCAAGCTGTCTTTCTGCATAGGAATACCTTTCATACCTCTCAAGGATCCTTTCCATGCTGTTAgagaagaaaattttgttaaGCTATCAATAGGAAATAAATGTTCCAGTCACTTTCTAGATCGTCTAGCACTAAAATGTCAAGTGAAGAAATGCCCAAGATACTTTTGATAGACATGTCCATCTATACTCCATGTGACAAAGCCTATCTCTTGGATTTCTGCTAATGAGAGATGAAATAATTTGACTAGCAGCATTTGtattaaattttttgtttctttttttttttccagtgaAAGAATAGCAAGGTTCAAGCTGGAAGGGAGAATGAGCTGGATAAGAATGACCTGTTGTTAGATGATGAAGAAATTTAAACACACTGACAACAACAAATCCTCCAAACACCAACAACTTCTGTAACACATTAGGTTACCCGAACTCTTCATTTTGCCCTGCTATATTTGTGTATGAGTCCTCCTTTTGCACTAAAGTTAGCCGTGTCAGTGAGACTCCTGTACTGAGTCCAATAACATAGCTAACAAGCTGAAgattttattttcactttaaaggATATAGGTCTCTCAAGAGATGCTGCTACTTTTCTTTGAAGGGAGACGCTTGTTGGTTTTAATAGCAATCACGAGAATCCTAAACAACTCAATTTGATGTTTTTGTTTCTAGATGCATCCTATTTAAAGTTGCTTATTAAAAAGATAATGGCTCTTTGAACGATTTCTTAAGGAAAACTGTAAAAACCTGAACAAAGTTTAGCAAAACAGACTTCATAACTCACATATATGTCAATCTCTTAGTATGCCACTTACAAGAACCAATTGACATCAGTacaaaaattacacaaattGACAAACCTGTCTCAAAATTAGGTCTTTCATTAGTTTTAAGCTGCTTATTCGGGAACATTTGCGTCATAATCTAAAAAATCTAGAACTTCATTAAAGCCAATGCTCAGGATTCCTCAGTTTTGTCGCATTGTTGTGGTCAATGCTGATGCATCATTGTGATGGAGCTTCATACATAGGACAAACATATTTTGACTAATATGCCAAGAAGGAGTTTTCAATTTGTTTTCTAGTTTTGAAGTGGATATCTTTAGTGCGTTGGCCATTCAGTAGAACCTATTGGCAATGCTTTTATTTCCAGCATTTGGCAATGTGGCAATCACACAGGGAAAGTGTAAACTAACTTTGACATATTAAAATGAACAAGATTCAGCATGAAGAAGGTTCATCTTGGTTTCATGTTGCATGTTTTTCTTTCATCCATATTATGAATTTGTACAAGTTCTTGTCACGTgcatgtttcaaaatttaatcaAATGTCATGCGCTAAAAGTATTTAAAACTACATAACAATCTACTACAATATCTGGTTTGGCCTTGAAATACAATGTGGGAAAAAGATGCTTTATAGGCTCTCAAAAGGATGACATATTCTCTTATTAATTTTATTCTTGGACATTTTCTTGTTTAGATTGATAACTGTTGTTAATTAACAAGAATAAGATTGTCAAAACTTTCAGTTCTACACATCAAGTGACATGCTAAATTGGATGAAGAATTCACTCTTGATTTACCTAATGTGACAACCATTGGCGTATAACTTAAGAGtaattaatgaaaaataaatctGTTTAAGCTTTGTAGTTGTATTGGCAGATATGACGGTGTCAAGCACATTTTGTCAGCTTAACTAGACAAAACCGTTGTATCTTGAGCGTATAAATTTCATTCTATAAAACTAGACATGTAATTAGTGTGTGTATCCATTTGAAAATGGAAAGTCACAGCACAACATTGTAAGGTACATAGCCGTAGACTTATGGAAGTGTATGGTGTGAGAAGCCACCTAGTTTTCTTGGACTCCGCAAGTGTCTTAAGTATAAATATAGAAAGATATTGCTGTATGTTTGCCAGTGATGATTATACCTGGCAATTGAGCGAGTTTTGGGCAGATTGTATTGGGTTTTCATTTAAATGGGTTACATCCAACCTGTCTAACTTTAAATTGGGTTAATTTTGGATTGAGTCATATTGAGTTATTTCAAACCCATGACCCAAATATGacccaatatattaattaatagattttgataCGTAAATTCTCTCAAATACATttttacatacaaaaaaaaaaatttcacacatataaacacattttcacataaATAGACATATTTTCACACACTAAAACACTCACAAATACAAATACACACCCACTTCTTAAGCTATTTTGGAATACGTTATTTTTACACATACAAATACACTAAAATACACACTATTACTTGGATGAACTCATTATTTTTTATACAAGTAAGGATTTTCAAACTGGGTATAGCTTTGGTCCAAACTAAGAGACCGAAGCAATAATTTTTGGTCCAAGTTGGATACAACAACAATTTGCAGGGATTTTTAGTTGATCATATCTAGCTTCAATATAGTTTAGGATGCACATTAGGATATCACCATAATGATTAGAGCAGTACGCCTGAAagaatgtaaaaaaaaaaaaaaaaaaatccaatttcTAGTATGATATAATATGATGTCTGCAATTATTACTTCGCAACAATTCACAAATTGCAAATACTACTATgctaatatgtatatattatagaAGAGCTCAAGCCACGGAATAGGAAGCAACTATAGATAAGACTTGGACAAGCCTGCCAAATAAAACTTTGGCCAGGGGATGTTTT encodes the following:
- the LOC113769215 gene encoding protein misato homolog 1-like; amino-acid sequence: MAAMTRDVQLEMGREGRREEEEGEGIQFVVDDSGGFSGVAAEFLENIADDYTNIPVLLYSARNPRLHMTTKSQKQSISSSLHDAISFSRLSTFCKLIVPVGLPSLSKSKASRYLCIDDEKPYHSSAVYASGMHSISLPFRMEPIGPTTDLTCASGALDMNEVIHMLAGQARQNMVTILDVAMPAPSLIGNQLEQSLLENLEPLTPEIAENVEDLQAVEAMSVHGVLGAGVHEATVSEVKSAVQNAYEKALQRPRFSQLSVSRCPLPIPLPFPSIFGNLVGQHGELLGTPILGSPSRGSLDVHSIPMAARLRSSSAILPFLESRLHNLQRFGIQRGALGAGLLRSWGFGKEELVDAGEALSNMVRTLSPYSEESSESD
- the LOC113769216 gene encoding agamous-like MADS-box protein AGL8 homolog translates to MGRGRVQLKRIENKINRQVTFSKRRSGLLKKAHEISVLCDAEVALIVFSTKGKLFEYATDSCMERILERYERYSYAERQLGGAEIESQGCWSLEHAKLKARIEVLQRNQRHYMGEDLDNLSLRELQNLEHQLDTALKHIRSRKNQLMFESIAELQKKDKALQEQNNVLAKKVKEKEKEQAQQPQWEQQNRHDLNSSSLVRSQPINSLSIRYFF